From a single Actinomycetes bacterium genomic region:
- a CDS encoding ATP-binding cassette domain-containing protein, translating into GILVPSAGTIRVDGLVPWRERRRLARRMGVVFGQRSQLWWDLPVRESFELVGHLYGVPGAEQAVRLARLAALLDLGPLLDEPVRALSLGQRMRAELAAAVLPMPRVLFLDEPTIGLDVEAKAAVRDFLRELNRAEGTTVILTTHDLDDITQLCSRLMIIDHGRLIYDGTVDRLRDAYGTTRVLVVDLVDDVRVELEGAATVRAEGHRRWLQFARDELSAAELIARVLDRHEVVDLTLVEPDIEDIVRRIYRGEAAPASG; encoded by the coding sequence CGGGATCCTGGTCCCTTCGGCGGGCACGATCAGGGTGGACGGGCTGGTCCCCTGGCGCGAGCGGCGCCGGCTCGCCCGGCGCATGGGGGTGGTGTTCGGCCAGCGGAGCCAGCTCTGGTGGGACCTGCCCGTGCGGGAGTCGTTCGAGCTGGTGGGCCACCTCTACGGGGTGCCAGGGGCTGAGCAGGCGGTGCGGCTGGCCCGGCTGGCAGCGCTGCTCGACCTCGGGCCGCTGCTCGACGAGCCCGTGCGGGCGCTGTCGCTGGGGCAGCGGATGCGCGCTGAGCTGGCCGCGGCGGTGCTGCCGATGCCGCGGGTGCTGTTCCTCGACGAGCCGACGATCGGGCTGGACGTGGAGGCCAAGGCGGCCGTGCGCGACTTCCTGCGCGAGCTGAACCGGGCCGAGGGCACCACGGTGATCCTCACCACCCACGACCTGGATGACATCACCCAGCTCTGCAGCCGGCTCATGATCATCGACCACGGCCGCCTCATCTACGACGGCACCGTCGACCGGCTCCGCGACGCCTACGGCACCACCCGGGTGCTGGTCGTCGACCTGGTCGACGACGTCCGGGTGGAGCTGGAGGGGGCGGCGACCGTGCGGGCCGAGGGCCACCGGCGCTGGCTGCAGTTCGCCCGCGACGAACTGAGCGCGGCCGAGCTGATCGCCCGGGTCCTCGACCGCCACGAGGTGGTCGACCTGACCCTGGTGGAGCCCGACATCGAGGACATCGTCCGCCGGATCTACCGGGGCGAGGCCGCGCCCGCCAGCGGCTGA